In Phyllopteryx taeniolatus isolate TA_2022b chromosome 5, UOR_Ptae_1.2, whole genome shotgun sequence, the DNA window TTTGTATGGTTGGTATCAGTATCAGCAGCCCCTTAATGCAGTGGTCCACAACCACCGGTCTGCGGACCAGTACcaggccgtgaggcatttgtttactgggccgcagagaaagaatgaccaatttatatcacttatgttgtattgcaattcacatgtcaatgtgttttgttttgaaaactgaccggatcttctccgccgcaacagctgcgcgtctcaattgacacgtcaagACTGCGCAGAACGCTTCAgtttccggtcccagccggctcgaacgcttctgtttccggtccgagcgggctggctattggcggcagagctcaaagaacgaaatcatttcataaactaattcagctcattacgtttgctgaaaagatttgttcttttgaacgaaacaacactatatcagaaGTGCTACTtcaaatacgggtttatcgcaacagttaacaagtccgctctgatacagatacagtcgtaggtttctgctcgacacaggcagaactacttttacggagttcaaAGTCCACTCTCATTGAGGAtctacggaactgcagtctggtctggctgcctacaacaattctacgtgtgtgtgtgttatatatgtgtatatatatgtgtgtgtgtatgtgtacatatatgtatgtatgtatatatatatatatatatatgtatatatattaattaattaatgaatattaagtccaTTGGGTTAGCTCCACAAATATTgacttttagttcataggtttgatattgataatgGTTTTAAGAacccccgagtcaaatgttcattttagtctatgctgcgggctgctaagaaaatggatgttcataatttggccaccctttatttaaaccatgcaaactttttttggcccagccccctaaaagaaccggaatcgagaatcgtttggaaccggaatcaaaatGAGGAATCGGGAAACaggaatcactcaaattcaaacgatgcccaaccctaccgaGGACAACCTGTTAACAGTGAGCGTTACCAAAGAAGTTAGTGTGAATGTTGCAATTCCAACTGTTTAACCATGACTGGGCATCATCTTACATTTAAAAGAACAGCACGGAAAGTCTTTCGCAATGGAAATGACATTGGCTGTTTACTCTTCTTATTGTTGACCTGAAAGGACATCATGTACTATTGTGGCACCAAATCATTCTTTAAGTGCTTATAATTTTCCAATAAGTCTCTAATGGCTCCTTTCCAGATTTTCTTATATATTACGGGTAGATGCATACCTGTGTTTCATCGCGCCGTGGTGTTCCCACTAGAAACCATGTTGTCAGAGTTTGACAGAGACTGCTCCTTTACAACGGGGTCTGTCGGAAGGGACAGCTGTTAGTACtgacaaattattaaataatgaGCACAAGCTAATACAAATTATTCAAGGGCACTTCCAGGTGCTAACGCAGGTCCCTAGGTTTAATCACTTCAAtgttggaatgtgtgtgtgtctgtactaACAGAAGTAAGGATGCTCCATGGCCTCTGTGGCAGTCAGTCTCTGTTGGTGGTCGTAGCGAAGCAGCTTGTCCAGAAGGTCCAAAGCCTCGGGACTCACAAGATGCTGGTTCTCGGTCTGCACAAACTGCTCCCAGCGCTTCCTGCTCTGTCTGAGATCATACGCAGTGACAAAAGAATTTGCAGCGCATTGCAGTTTTTGTAGTAGTACCACAACATTGATGAAACTACTTGGTACATGTGTAATTTAATGCCAACTTTATTATACCCTCTATACTCATGTAATCCCACAGTAGTATAACAATTAGTAAGTAACACACGTTTGCTTATGTAAGGGGTCTCCAGAGCTGCATGAGACTCAACTCTCTGCtttggaaaatgaataataagaagtaatttatttgttatgttaGTTTGTTAGTCTCTTAAAACATACTGGTAACTCCATATTTGAAGATTATGGTAATCTTGTGAAGTTAGGATAAAACATGGTAATCGTTAAACTGCACCATTAAAATGGGGCTTGTGGAGACTTGATTATGTTAATGTCTCACCTTATTTCATTTTGGACACCGCAAACAGCGACAGAACACACTGACTATACATGCAAAACAACCCCATGTTTCCAAAAAGCCATCATATCTGTTTCTATGACAATCCTTGGACGAGCAACTACAAAGTAAAAGAGAACATTCtgcattgctatttttttttatgtatttttttgtatgtccGCTTGTTTTAAGCAAGTTTTAATTGGGCTAcggtatatattttaaacacaaGCACATTCAGGGTTTTCCTAATAGGTAAGGCAACTAACTTCATGACCACAATTATGTCACATTTCAAAGCTGTAAGAGCTTGTGTTGGGTTGTGTTTGGATGTCTTAACTCCCATACGGCCAAgcttcatttttgtgtttttttttttttttttatatttgggtTGTATATGTTTAACAATATGTATCAAGTCACCAACTTTTGCAGAGAAATATTTTTACCTAAGAAacaatttcatacacaaggatGAGAAAAGACATTAAAGAAGACATTAGGCAAATTGTTTTCTTCTTACTGGGGGGGtcgtaacagaaaacaattgagaagcaGTgacttaacctaacatgcatgtttgtggaatgtaggaggaaaacctgagtacctggagaaaagacACCcatgcatggggagaacatgcaaaatctaAACAGAAAGTTCGCACGCAGATTCAAACACAGAACCTGTGAAGGTGAGGCATTTGTGCTACCCACATGCTGAGTGAGAACTTGGACTGTACTGAATAGTGATGGCGAGATAAAGCTCCATGAGGCATCGTAACACTTGAGTCAattggttcgagtaatggttcatttcttgatgcttcatgtgcacacgaaaccacctgctggtcATATGTATAATCACAGGCCGCTGTATCTTAACCACATACTGGAATGTGTGATGCATTCCATTTTGGCATCTGTTTTGGCTCTCGTCAATGACAATGTATTACAAAATCtttgacccaaaaaaatttacatacagtgtataataaattatttttgaatgtatttcGTGCGCGTAAAATGTTTCAAGTATGGAGTATCATAGGATATGTCcgattgtgtgtgtatatatatatatatatatatatatatatatatatatatatatatatatatatatatagttttttttgtcactttaagCAGACAGAGGACTGTGAAAGTGCTTGTGGAACCAGGAAGAAGCCACTGCATTTGCTTGTGTAACTTGGGCAATGGTGTGTATACAACGGGagaatgtgttattttttttattcagaaatAACTGTTTCTCaccagttttgttgttttaagtgATTCATTAAAGAGCAGGATTATACAAATCCATTACCCGACACACGCTTCGAAGACTCTGCACATCTCGTAACATCACTAGTACTTACTGTCCAAGCAGATCTTTAAAGCGTGGATCAAGTTCGATGTGGTATTTACGCAGGTAGCCGAATAGCTCATCTGTCCCCAGAACCTTGGCAATTCGCACCAGCTGCAAAACGCATCagtgttcaaaattaagcaaacAACTGATACAATCACTGAAACCCCACGGTGACAATGTTACCTGGTCGTAGTTGTCCTGCCCGTGGAAGAAGGGCTCTTTCTGGAAGATCATACTGGCAAGCATACAGCCCAAGCTCCACATATCTAGACTATAATCATACATCTGAAAGACAAAAATCACCAAACAACACTGTCAATGATGAGGACGGACAGGGAAATTATCCACGTTGTGGCCTCATTTAACAAATTTAGATTCCTGAAGCACAACCTCCATAGTCAAAAACCCTGAACATCATACAACTTGGGAATACAGTGGAAACTCAATcaaacggactaataggggcggggggTCGTCCGTTATAGCCGATTGTGCAGTACattgaaggattttttttttttgtggccatatgcacccatattactgtagtccaaaattaaggttttgtactttttttgtggctgataacgcccagtacagtacaaaattattgtgaataaatatagaaaatgtttgaatagtttcaaaatgtatccaaaCTTACCGCTCGTCATAGGTGAGTCGCTTTCACGAGCCGTGAAGAATAAGTGCTTCCTATTTCCAACGCGATTGCCATAGATGAATGActtagcaaaataaataaataaaatttttaaaaattaattattcAAACTGTGACTGGAtagcaaaaatagcatgttccagactccagacaCTTGAGTATCGTATTCCTCTTTGAGCTAACATTGCAGGCAGCCATGTGAGATCTCTCTGTGGCGCAGAGCCCTATGCTAGATATGCTACTATAATATGAACTCCCGCCATCATGGAAGCCATGTGAaaatgttgccacattcaacaAGGCCACCACATAGGCATGGCAGTTAGTTGTATGTAGTCATATTGGCTATCTATGACCCGGAAACGTGTCTCTCAGTCTCTGCCCATATTGAATGATAGCGCgagtaaacaacagcagccaattctggaactaacagactttgtcaatggcagtttaagtgacaaatggaagatatttttggacacatcatTTGATCTCGACAGTCCGTTTTATCTTAAATATATTACCCGTTATATAGGGgtctgttttatcgaggttccactgtatatattttttttttaccaactcAAACGTTTTTTTTACCAACTCAactcaaatatatatacagtatgtatatatatatatatatatatatatatatatatatatataaataaaggagTCCAACCTTGTCAGATGTCATGCGAGATGTGAGCAAATCATATCAGATTTCAGCTATGTTATGCTTTATGTGATGCCACTATAGAACATACAATTGATGGCAAAGACGAAAAGTGGAATGATAACCACAAACCACAGATGGAATGTCAAAATTGTTAAGAATCTTGCTGCAGAGTGCAAAATGAGCAacataataaattatatatcaATTATTcacacaaattaattttacaAAGCTAGTGCTAATGTAAATAAACTTACTATATGCTAGACAACATTTACAATTCCTGCAATATCTATACACCGCTTTGTCTTTGTGTCACCACTGTGCTTGCAAAGTTGCCAAGTACTAAAGTTTAGCACTTTATCAAGTACATTCACTCAAAAAAAGTCACTACGTCATTTTGCAACTTTATGTaataagaaatataaaaaatagatcattcatttctttttaagtGAGCGCAGTCACAAATTCAGCAGGGGCTCAAATAATTATTCCCCCCACTGTATCTCTGTCTGAAAGCATCTCGAAGAACGCCACTGCTGGGACGTGGATGTGTGATGCGTGTGTTACCTGGTAATCCACCAGGAGCTCGGGGCCTTTGAAGTATCGGGACGCCACTCTGACATTGTACTCCTGGGAAGGGTGGTAGAACTCTGCTAAACCCCAGTCTATAAGGCGTAGCTATGGAAACAAACCATTCGTTAAAAGCCTACATTCacacaaaactgaaaaatcCGGAAAGTATTCTACTGTGGTCAGTTAGCTTTCATATTAGGAATGTAACCAAGCCCCATGAGAGGCAAGTCCTTACTTTACTTCATGGGATTTATCAACAATGTCACTTCGGGGATGCATTCATGTCTGTTTGTTGCCCCCTGCTGGACAAGTTGCAAAGTGTACATTTGGGAGCCCAAAATGGTTATTCATCTCACGAGGAGCATTTTGACTAAACAATGagaatataatattttttttttataaacacttgATAAACATGCTCCATGTCTTGATGACACAACACCACTCCACATAATGATAATGGCTGATAGCCTTGAGTCATTGTATTAGCAGTGGGAATTTGATGAAGGGAATCAGTTACAACATAATTTTGTTACGTATTAAAACAATCTTTAAATACCTCATATAACACAATGAGGGATGTTTGGATTAAGCCTTTAGGAATAACCGCGCATATAGCCAGTGTTTCTTTGCCCTCTTCTTCCCGTAAATCACTTGACTTGATTTGCGAGATTTCGTCAGCTTTGTCAGATCTTTTATTCTGATGACCTGCACCACGCACTTTAATGCTGGGTAAAAAGTGTAGTCGTGGTCACCAATAGAAAGTGGTGGAACCGAAATTACATCTGCTGTTATTTTAATGCTCGCCCTCCTACACTATTCACATCACCACCAACAGTAGAGAGAATATTCTCCACAGTGAGTCAAAACGGATGAAGACTGACAAAAACTGCAATAGAAcaagggggggaaacaaaaaaagggttttAGTCATGTTGGTGTAGCATTTTTTACATTGCTTTTGGCTTTTACTATGGCATGCACTTGATATACGAAAATAAAGTTTCATAATTTGCTCATTGCTTGACTGGCGACCATCTTAGCGTGTACTCTacatctcacccaaagtcagctgggaaagtcTCCAGATAATGCGcaacccaaatgaggataagcagtaaaggaaatgaaaataaagtcatgcTTGCACCATCAGGCATTAAAGAATCCACTGGGGGGAAAACCTGCCCCTTCAGTATATCCAGTCAGTCAGCCAACCTCATTTTTGGGCACATGATATTGTTGAACCTAGACCACACACAGGCCTATGTATGGCAAGCATAAGGCATGACAGGCACATAACTTTATCCAGCTCTCGTCTTGTGCTGATATGCCGATCAGCCTGAATTATGGTCAattggactcatcagaccataTGACCATTGCCCATCAATGCTTCACTGAGGGATTTTCTTAAGGCAACAACTGCCTAATCTAGagttgttttgcattgtgtgaaaTGATATAAAGCAGTGAGTAGTAATGTAGATCATTTAAGCATTTATTCCGTTAATAACAATCATTCAAGATTTTTATTCCAACCatgttcttttccagaataCAGTCCTAATTTCCCTTGCAGGATTTATTCAGTACAGTACTAATAAAGTATGTCTGTCTTTACCATTACTCAGtggggttgggcatcatttgaatttgagcgatccCATTCCCGATTCCGggtcctcatttcgattccggttccaaacgatcttcaattccgattcttttagggggctgggtcaaaaaggtttccatggtttaaataaagggtgtccaaattatgaacatccattttcttagcagcccgcagtatagactaaaatgaacatttgactcggcgttctttataaccagtatcaatatcaaacatatgaacgaaaaggcagtgtgtgtggaactaacccaatgcagttaattttcattaattaatgtttcagctaaaagttaaatagagCATTCTTAGAATAGTTATTtgcaactgttttatcacgtcaaatggtttatatgtgaacattttaacttcacttcctgttttaagttccagccttttattttgaagggtatgcacTGGAACTCAGTATTTTGGCACAAAAGGTAGCTTCACGAAAGTAAAACTATACGGCAAGAAAAacagtaatgaatggaaccaagtgctataaaacgttgattcctttacctacccacagatcaggcacaaggttagtgtttgtgatactgtgagactacgtttatgtgaattttgtcccaattcatagtgatgtaaagttgctagtttgaccttggTGAAGTTTTATCTCAACGTTAAGCTTGTAATACGACTcatttctttccagtatggtaaaataatttacattttatttttttgtctgtcatcagctcttacgttggtttgaggGCTAAAATAAACGCGAAAAGCCACCAAAAGCCAAGAGTCCACTCctccgtttaacttgttagctacctcaatgttggcatagacgtattttattgtttcacactcACCCAAATTATTTCACTGAAggtccgcgcggtgtaggctgaggctcggaacAGGAGGCAACCCGTCAGatttctacacatcgtgaaaccATCCTTTGCAGGATATAATTtgattccaagtgttgcactgaggcgactggtcatttattttaacaaagttaagacgcttttgttcgccgccaccgttgggcacaagcacgtcctTGTGCGCGATCTTCGTTGGTTTTCCACACTTTTTTCTTCGGTGTCGGCGTACTGTAGACgtcaaaactgggaaccgaaatttttaaatttgaacaattctgggagaaccggaatgttaatCCCTGTTCCAATTGGTTCTCGACTCTCGATACCCAACCCTATTACTAAGCAACgattaattacactttatataatcctgtgtgcgtgtgtattcaTCACGTCAGGTCCACAAAAATTGGGACATTGACACAACTTTTATCTTTTTGCTGCTAAACAAAACCACAGCGGCgtggaaatgaaacaaacaagatgtgctttaactgcagacttaactttaatttgagggtatttacattCAAATCAGAGAAAGGAGTAGaaattacaacagtttgtaCAAATATATgtgcctcccactttttaagggaccaaaagtaatgggaaatatgaacaataataaatcaaactttcactttttaatactggattgcaaatcctttgcagtcaatTCCTGGCTGAAGTCTGGAATGCATAGACGTCACCAGACACTGGATTTCATCCCTGGTTATGCTCTGCCAGGTCTCTACTGCAACTGTCTTAAGGTCCACCTTGTTGTTGCTTGGGgcattttcccttcagttttgtcttcagcaagtgaaatgcatgctcaTTCCAATTCAAGTCAGGTGACCGACTTAGTCATTACATAATATTCCACTTCTTTGCCgtaaaaaattatttagttGCTTTCGcagtgtgctttgggtcattgtccatcTGCACTATGAAGCGCCACCCTATGAGATCTGGTGCATTTGGCTGAATATAAGCAGATATTATTGCACAAAACACTTGAGGATTCCTCCTGATGGTTTTGTCAGCAGTCGtatcatcaataaaaaataaataaatacagccaacctacatacatacatacatacatacatacatacatatgacaCATGGATCAATGTGATGTTACCAAAGCCTTCAGCTTTACGAAGGGGGTCACCAGAGCATAAAAAGCAGCTCAATCACATTCACCACAGGGGAAATCTGGCACGTAATTCCAGGGTTGTGGAGTCAGGACACCGTTGAAACAACCACCCAAAGATACCCAGGGAATTGACTTAATGCACTGTGCCTACGGTGTAGGCTTTTTTAGAAGGAAGGCCTTTTGGCGACACGTTCACGGTTTTGGGCTTAAAACGGGCTCAGTAGCCCCGAAGCCAGGGAAGAACTGTACGGAGTCAGTGTTACAGACATAGGCCTGTTGCCTCGCCACATGAGTAGGCAACTAAGTTTGGGGCGTAATAAGTGCCATGAATTCTGACCCAATCATGGCTACCGTAATAAATCAGTGTTGGTACTGGTACTGTTAACAAAGGAGGATCAGCAAAAAAACAGCACTAAGTGTGAGGAAAGCTGTGCGAGATGGGTAGGCTAATTTCAAAGGTGACGTCCTTAAAAAGTGTCTAAAGACATCCTAGATCCACAGAAGAATATGGAGATGGCCAAAGCTGTGAAGGCAACATGCGGGGGATATGACAGTGAGCCAGGCTGCTTCATTATTCCAATACTAGCCAATAAAACTGGGCACACCCTGGTTAAAGCAAGCAAACTATTAAAAGCTCAAGATTTAATTGCGGACAATGAAGTGGTT includes these proteins:
- the csnk2a2b gene encoding casein kinase II subunit alpha' isoform X1, whose protein sequence is MPGPVAGSKSRVYADVNTLKSRDYWDYEAHVPNWKFSVCPHSNQEDYQLVRKLGRGKYSEVFEAINITNNEKVVVKILKPVKKKKIKREIKILENLRGGTNIIRLVDTVKDPVSRTPALVFECINNTDFKELYQKLTDYDIRFYMYELLKALDYCHSMGIMHRDVKPHNVMIDHQLRKLRLIDWGLAEFYHPSQEYNVRVASRYFKGPELLVDYQMYDYSLDMWSLGCMLASMIFQKEPFFHGQDNYDQLVRIAKVLGTDELFGYLRKYHIELDPRFKDLLGQQSRKRWEQFVQTENQHLVSPEALDLLDKLLRYDHQQRLTATEAMEHPYFYPVVKEQSLSNSDNMVSSGNTTAR
- the csnk2a2b gene encoding casein kinase II subunit alpha' isoform X2; translation: MPGPVAGSKSRVYADVNTLKSRDYWDYEAHVPNWNNQEDYQLVRKLGRGKYSEVFEAINITNNEKVVVKILKPVKKKKIKREIKILENLRGGTNIIRLVDTVKDPVSRTPALVFECINNTDFKELYQKLTDYDIRFYMYELLKALDYCHSMGIMHRDVKPHNVMIDHQLRKLRLIDWGLAEFYHPSQEYNVRVASRYFKGPELLVDYQMYDYSLDMWSLGCMLASMIFQKEPFFHGQDNYDQLVRIAKVLGTDELFGYLRKYHIELDPRFKDLLGQQSRKRWEQFVQTENQHLVSPEALDLLDKLLRYDHQQRLTATEAMEHPYFYPVVKEQSLSNSDNMVSSGNTTAR